Below is a genomic region from Prunus persica cultivar Lovell chromosome G3, Prunus_persica_NCBIv2, whole genome shotgun sequence.
TCTCCTCTCTTATGTGATCTCTTCGAATTTTCTCCTCCCTGCTCTCATCTTGTTCATAGTTTATGGGTTTTATTGCTCATTCATACCACTCTTTCGGACATGTCTTTCTTTTCTACATCAAACTTACAGGAATCAATGACTCAGACAAACAAGTGGGGTGGGACGAGTTAAAATATTAGCTtcataaattgaaaaattatatttaatggCATGCGGTCAAAATTTAGCGGAATTTGGaggaatttgacaaaaaaataaaatgtcctCAAATTGCTCTAAATTGAAAACTACAAtgctaaaattgaaaattcgaAGATCAAAGTGGTGAAACCAACTACAAGGACCAACAGTATACATTTTTTGACTTGAATTTTTGTATTAATATTTACATAGATGGACCTAGCtagaaactttttattttctttctatacTTTAATCAATTGGAATGTGGGCCTAGAACTTAGACGctttagttttgagtttcaaATATATCTCAAGGTCTGTATGGTTGAACTCCTAAATCTGCCCAACTTTACAACACAACTCTTTTTCAAATTACCCACATCAAGATAGATTAACCGACATGAGAAAAAGAACTTGTATATTATCCCCAACTAATTACGTTTCACCATGTGATATATAAGTTTTTCTCCATTCATAGACAACAAATTATCACCATTGGCTTACACTTTGAGAAGTCTAATCTTACAGCTTAAGTAGATGAACTTCTACTGGACTGTGGTGGTGACAGTTGAGAATTTCAACTAACAAAAGACAAAGTATGAATCCGTACACCCCCTCATTTTCCTTCCTAACACTCTACCCCACATTGGCTTCCATACAAAGCAGCATCAAGCTCTCTGCATATTTCAAAGCCAAGCTATAGCTATTTCCTTGTGCACCCAAAAATCTCATTGTAGAATCCATGGCCAATACAAAGAGACTCTGCACCCTTGTGTTAAGGCTCATGGCTGTGGCTGCTACCCTTTCGGCCGCCGTTGTCATGGCTACAAGCCATGAGAGATCCAACGTCCTTGGATTATCTTTTGAAGCCAAGTATAACCATACACCAGCCTTCAGGTATAAGTTATTCCTAAttatctcttctttgttttcttttctgggaTTATAGACTTGCATAATTGCACATTTTCTTCAGATATGAATCTATGCCTGTTGCTGATAGCTTTATCTTTTATAGGTACTTTGTAATTGCAAATGCTATCGTAACCGTATACGGGTTTctggttctttttcttccttctaaGAGTCAGCTATGGAGACTAGTCGTGGCCTTGGATATGGTAAATATGATCTTATATATAACATTTCTTTACAAATGTTTCTGTTTTGGTTTATATGATCTTTTTGGTGAAAGGAGTTGGCAAAGG
It encodes:
- the LOC18766070 gene encoding CASP-like protein 1C1, which codes for MANTKRLCTLVLRLMAVAATLSAAVVMATSHERSNVLGLSFEAKYNHTPAFRYFVIANAIVTVYGFLVLFLPSKSQLWRLVVALDMVLTILLTSGISAALAIGSVGRHGNSYAGWLPICGQVPKYCDQVKGALIASFVGLLIYAVLLLYAIHNALDPLFLHKT